A region of Streptomyces sp. WMMC500 DNA encodes the following proteins:
- a CDS encoding methyltransferase — protein MAQVNSSPSTPGDYTPTITAEHADHIRQWHENAYAAAKTEAISGRRFEYLGKILVVPPEVQPITGMSHLLGEAVTAEVRKADRVLDMGTGSGVNAILAAATARDVVAVDINPIAVEAARQNAERNGVSDRIEVRQSDVFSHVYGKFDLIVFDPPFRWFAPRDLLEAAITDENYRAMTTFFRNARQHLTNTGRMLIFFGSSGDLGYLKRLIAEEEFKADIVARQELTKDGWQVDYFTFRLT, from the coding sequence ATGGCTCAGGTCAACAGCAGTCCCAGCACGCCTGGCGACTACACTCCCACAATCACCGCGGAGCACGCAGATCACATCCGTCAGTGGCATGAGAACGCCTACGCGGCAGCGAAGACCGAGGCGATTTCCGGCAGGAGGTTCGAATATCTCGGCAAGATCTTGGTGGTGCCACCCGAGGTGCAGCCGATCACCGGCATGTCCCATCTCCTGGGCGAGGCCGTCACGGCCGAGGTCCGTAAAGCAGACCGGGTGCTCGACATGGGGACAGGAAGTGGTGTCAACGCGATCCTGGCCGCGGCGACAGCCAGAGACGTCGTCGCGGTCGACATCAACCCCATCGCCGTCGAGGCAGCAAGGCAAAACGCCGAGCGCAACGGCGTGTCAGACCGCATTGAAGTACGACAAAGCGATGTATTCAGTCATGTCTACGGCAAATTCGACCTCATTGTCTTCGACCCGCCGTTCCGCTGGTTCGCTCCGCGAGACCTGCTTGAGGCCGCCATCACGGACGAGAACTACCGCGCGATGACCACGTTCTTCCGTAACGCCAGACAGCACCTCACCAACACAGGCCGGATGTTGATCTTCTTTGGAAGCTCCGGAGACCTGGGCTACTTGAAGCGGCTAATTGCCGAAGAGGAATTCAAGGCGGATATCGTCGCCCGACAGGAATTGACGAAGGACGGCTGGCAGGTCGACTACTTCACCTTCCGCCTGACCTGA
- a CDS encoding helix-turn-helix transcriptional regulator, producing MPQPPRELTPFRSNRDFYGAELRRLRTETRLSLEELSGQVPASRAHLSRVETAQVLPPPGLSASLDQFFDTGGHFARLDELVRQSLEIHPAQFRRRMELERRARLIRQYAGMIVPGLLQTAAYARAIFRAYSPDAAPEEIEDKVAARLSRQALLHADTPPDYACVIDEAVLVRPVGGPAVMREQLARLADAVDTPSTTVQLLPGAHGEHALMGGGLTLLTLDTGLLVAYEEGIEIGTLFEGPAGVTARQRAYDLVRSYALSPSQTAAFMRSAMEELPNDHHS from the coding sequence GTGCCGCAACCGCCACGCGAACTGACGCCGTTTCGCTCGAACAGGGACTTCTACGGAGCCGAGCTGCGACGCCTCCGTACCGAGACCCGCTTATCCCTCGAAGAGCTGTCCGGGCAGGTTCCGGCCAGCCGCGCCCACCTCTCCCGGGTCGAGACCGCCCAGGTGCTGCCGCCGCCCGGACTCTCGGCGTCGCTGGACCAGTTCTTCGACACCGGGGGCCACTTCGCCCGGCTGGACGAACTGGTGCGCCAGTCGCTGGAGATCCACCCCGCACAGTTCCGGCGGCGGATGGAGCTGGAGCGCAGGGCGCGCCTCATCCGGCAGTACGCGGGGATGATCGTGCCTGGCCTGCTGCAGACCGCCGCCTACGCCCGGGCGATCTTCCGCGCCTACAGCCCGGACGCCGCGCCGGAGGAGATCGAGGACAAGGTGGCGGCGCGGCTGAGCCGCCAGGCGCTGCTGCACGCCGATACCCCGCCCGACTACGCGTGCGTCATCGACGAGGCGGTGCTGGTGCGCCCGGTCGGTGGACCCGCCGTGATGCGCGAGCAACTGGCCCGTCTCGCGGACGCCGTGGACACTCCGTCGACCACGGTCCAACTGCTCCCGGGCGCACACGGGGAGCACGCCCTGATGGGCGGCGGGCTCACGCTGCTGACCCTCGACACCGGCCTTCTGGTCGCGTACGAGGAAGGCATCGAAATCGGGACACTGTTCGAAGGCCCGGCGGGCGTCACCGCCCGCCAGCGGGCATACGATCTGGTGAGATCTTACGCGCTGTCTCCCAGTCAGACAGCGGCGTTCATGCGATCGGCGATGGAGGAACTGCCGAATGACCACCACTCCTGA
- a CDS encoding NCS1 family nucleobase:cation symporter-1 — MTADAATPFPPSSADGRVELAPGDDLAGSPYANGDLMPVPAAKRTWTTYNFAALWIGMAVNVPTWTLAAGLIALGMDWKQAVLTITLANLIVLAPMLLTGHAGPKYGIPFPVLARSSFGVVGANLPALLRGVVACAWFGIQTWIGGQAIYFLAGKIIGADWWTGAGSWGGYPWPQWLCFVLFWLIEVGIILFGMEGVKKLENWAAPLMLAGAVALLIWIADQAGGFGPLLDEPSELGWGTEFWKVFFPALMGMIGFWSTLSLNIPDFTRFGAGQRAQIWGQSLGLPTTMAAFALLSVLVTSGSQAVYGKPVWEPAELAARMDTKLGIAFALFVILLATLTTNVAANLVSPAYDLSNLAPRAISFRTGSLIACAAGMLMFPWELIANPDIYIFVWLGTYGGLLGAVAGVLIADYWLVRRTVLDLPGLYRRDGAYWYAGGWNWRGVLAFAVGAVLAVGGSHTDAGASGPYPEDGLIPLLKPLADYGWAVGLGASLLLYTLLMAGAREKAVTAGPAGPAKAAAPR, encoded by the coding sequence ATGACCGCCGACGCCGCGACACCGTTCCCGCCCTCGTCCGCCGACGGCCGGGTGGAACTCGCCCCCGGCGACGACCTCGCCGGCAGCCCTTACGCCAATGGCGACCTCATGCCCGTCCCGGCCGCGAAGCGCACCTGGACCACGTACAACTTCGCCGCGCTGTGGATCGGCATGGCGGTCAACGTGCCGACCTGGACGCTGGCCGCCGGCCTCATCGCGCTGGGCATGGACTGGAAGCAGGCCGTCCTCACCATCACCCTGGCCAACCTCATCGTGCTCGCGCCTATGCTGCTGACCGGCCACGCGGGCCCGAAGTACGGGATCCCCTTCCCCGTCCTGGCCCGCTCGTCGTTCGGCGTGGTGGGCGCGAACCTGCCGGCGCTGCTGCGCGGCGTCGTCGCCTGCGCCTGGTTCGGCATCCAGACGTGGATCGGCGGCCAGGCGATCTACTTCCTGGCCGGGAAGATCATCGGCGCCGACTGGTGGACCGGGGCCGGGAGCTGGGGCGGCTATCCGTGGCCGCAGTGGCTGTGCTTCGTCCTCTTCTGGCTGATCGAGGTCGGCATCATCCTCTTCGGCATGGAGGGGGTGAAGAAGCTGGAGAACTGGGCCGCGCCGCTGATGCTCGCGGGCGCGGTCGCACTGCTGATATGGATCGCCGACCAGGCCGGCGGCTTCGGCCCGCTGCTGGACGAGCCGTCCGAGCTGGGCTGGGGCACCGAGTTCTGGAAGGTGTTCTTCCCCGCCCTCATGGGCATGATCGGCTTCTGGTCGACCCTGTCGCTGAACATCCCGGACTTCACCCGCTTCGGGGCCGGGCAGCGCGCGCAGATCTGGGGCCAGTCGCTCGGCCTGCCCACCACGATGGCCGCGTTCGCGCTGCTGTCCGTCCTGGTCACGTCGGGTTCGCAGGCGGTCTACGGCAAGCCGGTCTGGGAACCGGCCGAGCTGGCCGCACGCATGGACACCAAACTGGGCATCGCCTTCGCCCTGTTCGTCATCCTGCTCGCCACCCTGACCACGAACGTCGCGGCGAACCTGGTCAGTCCCGCGTACGACCTGTCCAACCTGGCGCCGAGGGCCATCAGCTTCCGTACCGGATCGCTGATCGCCTGCGCCGCGGGCATGCTGATGTTCCCCTGGGAACTGATCGCCAACCCGGACATCTACATCTTCGTCTGGCTCGGCACCTACGGCGGCCTGCTGGGCGCGGTCGCCGGCGTCCTGATCGCCGACTACTGGCTCGTCCGCCGCACGGTGCTCGACCTCCCCGGCCTCTACCGCCGGGACGGCGCCTACTGGTACGCGGGCGGCTGGAACTGGCGCGGCGTCCTGGCCTTCGCGGTGGGCGCGGTGCTGGCGGTCGGCGGTTCGCACACGGACGCGGGCGCGTCGGGCCCGTACCCCGAGGACGGCCTCATCCCGCTGCTGAAGCCGCTGGCGGACTACGGCTGGGCGGTGGGCCTGGGTGCGTCCCTGCTGCTCTACACCCTGCTGATGGCGGGCGCGCGGGAGAAGGCGGTCACGGCCGGGCCAGCCGGGCCAGCAAAGGCGGCAGCGCCTCGCTGA
- a CDS encoding AlkA N-terminal domain-containing protein yields MFTDTERCVRAVQSKDARFDGWFFTGVLTTGIYCRPSCPVVPPKPQNMRFYPSAAAAQQAGFRACKRCRPDTSPGSPEWNHRADLTARAMRLIADGVVDRDGVAGLAARLGYSTRQIERQLRAELGAGPLALARAQRAQTARVLIETSPLPMADVAFAAGFSSIRTFNDTVQEVFALAPTELRRRAARSRAGGGTTAPGVISLRLPFRQPLTPDNLFGHLVATAVPGVEEWRGGAYRRTLRLPYGHGIASLTPKPGPQAHISARLALTDQRDLAIAISRCRRLLDLDADPVAVDEQLARDPQLAELIRKAPGRRVPRTTDGAEFAVRAVLGQQVSTAAARTHAGRLVTAYGTGIEDAEGGLTHLFPEPGALAGLDPAALAMPQTRRTTLTALVAALAAGDLDLGGGSDWEQARRQLAELPGIGPWTVEVVAMRALGDPDAFPATDLGVRKAAAGLGLPGSPAALVRHSAAWRPWRAYAVQYLWAAPPAGDHPINLMPTE; encoded by the coding sequence ATGTTCACCGACACGGAGCGCTGCGTACGGGCCGTCCAGTCCAAGGACGCCCGCTTCGACGGCTGGTTCTTCACCGGGGTGCTGACCACCGGCATCTACTGCCGGCCCAGTTGCCCCGTCGTCCCGCCCAAGCCGCAGAACATGCGGTTCTACCCCAGCGCCGCCGCCGCCCAGCAAGCCGGCTTCCGCGCCTGCAAGCGGTGCCGCCCCGACACCAGCCCCGGCTCCCCGGAGTGGAACCACCGGGCCGATCTGACCGCCCGCGCCATGCGGCTCATCGCCGACGGCGTCGTCGACCGCGACGGCGTCGCGGGCCTCGCCGCCCGGCTCGGCTACAGCACCCGCCAGATCGAACGGCAGCTCCGGGCCGAGCTCGGCGCCGGGCCGCTCGCGCTCGCCCGCGCCCAGCGCGCGCAGACCGCGCGCGTCCTCATCGAGACCTCGCCGCTGCCCATGGCCGACGTCGCCTTTGCGGCCGGCTTCTCCTCCATCCGCACCTTCAACGACACCGTCCAGGAGGTCTTCGCCCTCGCCCCCACCGAGCTGCGCCGCCGCGCCGCCCGCAGCCGCGCCGGCGGCGGCACCACCGCCCCCGGCGTGATCAGCCTCCGGCTGCCCTTCCGGCAGCCGCTGACACCCGACAACCTCTTCGGCCACCTCGTCGCCACCGCCGTGCCCGGCGTCGAGGAGTGGCGCGGCGGTGCGTACCGGCGCACGCTGCGGCTCCCGTACGGGCACGGCATCGCCTCGCTCACGCCGAAGCCGGGTCCGCAGGCCCACATCTCCGCCCGGCTCGCCCTCACCGACCAGCGTGACCTGGCCATCGCCATCAGCCGCTGCCGCCGGCTGCTCGACCTCGACGCCGACCCCGTCGCCGTCGACGAGCAGCTCGCCCGCGACCCCCAGCTCGCCGAGCTGATCCGCAAGGCGCCGGGACGGCGGGTGCCGCGTACCACGGACGGCGCCGAGTTCGCCGTACGGGCCGTGCTCGGCCAGCAGGTCTCCACGGCCGCCGCCCGCACGCACGCGGGACGGCTGGTCACCGCGTACGGGACCGGGATCGAGGACGCGGAAGGCGGCCTCACCCACCTCTTCCCCGAACCCGGCGCCCTCGCCGGGCTCGACCCCGCCGCCCTGGCCATGCCGCAGACCCGGCGCACCACCCTCACCGCGCTCGTCGCCGCCCTCGCCGCCGGCGACCTCGACCTCGGCGGCGGCAGCGACTGGGAACAGGCCCGCCGGCAGCTCGCCGAACTGCCCGGCATCGGCCCGTGGACCGTCGAGGTCGTCGCCATGCGCGCCCTCGGCGACCCCGACGCCTTCCCGGCCACCGACCTCGGCGTCCGCAAGGCCGCCGCCGGCCTCGGCCTGCCGGGCAGCCCCGCGGCCCTCGTCCGCCACTCGGCCGCCTGGCGGCCCTGGCGGGCGTACGCCGTGCAGTACCTCTGGGCGGCTCCGCCCGCCGGTGACCACCCGATCAACCTGATGCCCACGGAGTGA
- a CDS encoding Sir2 family NAD-dependent protein deacetylase, with protein sequence MCRMVDVLHLPIACNSGIPGYRGRNGLWRRDPEAEKLVTYEYYMGDPEIQRRSWQMRGKNRTLMARPNAAHRAVAELARSGTPVRVVTQNVDGLHQRAGLPDRKVLELHGSSRTAVCTACPWRGPMAQTLARVADGEPDPPCRECGGILKSATVMFGQPLDPEVLATAVAVAEAAEVFLAVGSSLQVQPAASLAGRAAAAGARLIVVNAEPTPYDHLAAEVVREPISEALPPLLARLARP encoded by the coding sequence ATGTGCAGGATGGTCGATGTGTTACATCTGCCAATCGCTTGCAATTCCGGGATCCCTGGTTATCGCGGTCGGAACGGGCTGTGGCGGCGGGACCCCGAAGCCGAGAAGCTTGTGACGTACGAGTACTACATGGGTGATCCGGAAATCCAGCGGCGCTCGTGGCAGATGCGGGGTAAGAATCGCACGCTCATGGCCCGGCCCAACGCCGCGCACCGGGCCGTCGCCGAACTCGCCCGCTCCGGCACCCCGGTGCGGGTGGTCACGCAGAACGTCGACGGGCTGCACCAGCGCGCGGGGCTGCCCGACCGCAAGGTGCTGGAGCTGCACGGCTCGTCCCGTACGGCGGTGTGCACCGCCTGCCCCTGGCGCGGGCCGATGGCCCAGACGCTGGCCCGGGTGGCGGACGGAGAGCCGGATCCGCCGTGCCGGGAGTGCGGCGGGATCCTGAAGTCGGCGACGGTGATGTTCGGGCAGCCGCTCGACCCGGAGGTGCTGGCCACCGCGGTGGCGGTGGCGGAGGCCGCGGAGGTCTTCCTGGCGGTCGGCAGCAGTCTGCAGGTGCAGCCGGCCGCGTCCCTCGCGGGCCGGGCCGCGGCGGCGGGGGCCCGGCTGATCGTCGTCAACGCCGAGCCCACGCCGTACGACCACCTCGCGGCCGAGGTGGTCCGCGAGCCGATCAGCGAGGCGCTGCCGCCTTTGCTGGCCCGGCTGGCCCGGCCGTGA
- a CDS encoding NAD(P)/FAD-dependent oxidoreductase, with the protein MTTLVDVVVVGAGPNGLTAAVELARRGFTVEVFEARDTIGGGASTAELTLPGFRHDPCSAAHPFGIGSPVFGELPLAEHGLTWVHGELAMAHPFPDGSAAVLSRSVGETATSLGTRDAGVYRRLVEPFLGKWETLSWDFFTASLRSVPRDPVTLLRLGQLAMPASLLNRRFHGEHARGMIAGLAAHAIAPLHTPITAAMALTFALAGHAVGWPVARGGSQAISDALAAYLRELGGEIHTGIEVKRLDELPPARAYVFDTSPTALARIAGLGGAYDGFRYGPSVFKIDYALDGPMPWTSEEARRATTVHIGPTEGEIGAALDAAVHGVDPSVPFLITCQPTIVDRTRAPEGKHTFWVYGHVPNGWDGDATDVIERQLERFAPGFRDLVLARATAGPPQLAARNANYVGGDIAAGAFSGMQTLMRPRLARVPWATVHPRVFLCSSSTYPGPGVHGMGGHNAARAVFRTLTRSR; encoded by the coding sequence ATGACGACGCTGGTCGACGTGGTGGTCGTAGGCGCGGGGCCCAACGGGCTGACCGCCGCCGTCGAACTCGCCCGACGCGGCTTCACGGTCGAGGTCTTCGAGGCCCGCGACACCATCGGCGGCGGGGCGAGCACCGCCGAGCTGACCCTGCCGGGCTTCCGGCACGACCCCTGCTCCGCCGCCCACCCCTTCGGCATCGGCTCCCCGGTCTTCGGCGAACTCCCGCTGGCCGAGCACGGCCTGACGTGGGTGCACGGCGAACTGGCCATGGCGCATCCGTTCCCCGACGGCTCCGCGGCGGTCCTCTCCCGCTCCGTGGGCGAGACGGCGACGTCGCTCGGCACCCGCGACGCGGGCGTCTACCGCCGGCTGGTCGAGCCGTTCCTCGGCAAGTGGGAGACGCTGTCGTGGGACTTCTTCACCGCCTCGCTGCGCTCGGTGCCCCGCGACCCCGTCACCCTGCTGCGGCTCGGCCAGCTCGCCATGCCCGCGTCGCTGCTGAACCGCCGCTTCCACGGCGAGCACGCCCGCGGCATGATCGCGGGCCTCGCCGCGCACGCCATCGCCCCGCTGCACACGCCGATCACCGCCGCCATGGCGCTCACGTTCGCGCTCGCCGGACACGCGGTCGGCTGGCCGGTGGCCCGCGGCGGCTCGCAGGCCATCTCCGACGCCCTCGCGGCGTACCTGCGCGAGCTGGGCGGCGAGATCCACACCGGGATCGAGGTCAAGCGGCTGGACGAGCTGCCGCCGGCGCGCGCGTACGTCTTCGACACCTCGCCGACCGCGCTGGCGCGCATCGCCGGGCTGGGCGGCGCGTACGACGGCTTCCGTTACGGGCCGTCCGTGTTCAAGATCGACTACGCCCTGGACGGGCCGATGCCGTGGACCTCCGAGGAGGCGCGGCGCGCCACGACCGTGCACATCGGACCCACCGAGGGCGAGATCGGCGCGGCCCTCGACGCCGCCGTGCACGGCGTCGACCCCTCCGTGCCGTTCCTCATCACCTGCCAGCCCACCATCGTCGACCGCACCCGCGCACCCGAGGGCAAACACACCTTCTGGGTCTACGGGCACGTCCCCAACGGCTGGGACGGCGACGCCACCGACGTCATCGAACGGCAACTGGAGCGCTTCGCGCCCGGCTTCCGTGACCTGGTGCTGGCCCGCGCCACCGCGGGACCGCCCCAACTGGCCGCGCGCAACGCCAACTACGTCGGCGGCGACATCGCCGCGGGCGCGTTCTCCGGCATGCAGACCCTGATGCGGCCCCGCCTGGCCCGGGTACCGTGGGCCACGGTCCACCCCCGCGTCTTCCTGTGCTCCTCGTCCACGTACCCCGGGCCCGGCGTGCACGGGATGGGCGGCCACAACGCGGCCCGCGCGGTCTTCCGCACGTTGACGCGATCCCGCTGA
- a CDS encoding DUF397 domain-containing protein, protein MTTTPDLSHAEWVKSSYSNGAGGDCVEWAPATAAATGAVPVRDSKDPQGPALVFPADAWTSFVNAVRSGELRPA, encoded by the coding sequence ATGACCACCACTCCTGACCTCTCCCACGCGGAGTGGGTCAAGTCCAGCTACAGCAACGGTGCCGGGGGCGACTGCGTCGAGTGGGCACCGGCCACCGCGGCCGCCACCGGCGCCGTCCCCGTCCGCGACAGCAAGGACCCGCAGGGGCCCGCGCTCGTCTTCCCGGCGGACGCCTGGACTTCGTTCGTGAACGCGGTCAGGTCCGGCGAACTCCGGCCCGCCTGA
- a CDS encoding Sir2 family NAD-dependent protein deacetylase has product MATAAEGDGRRPLVAILSGAGISTDSGIPDYRGPNGLWRRDPDAEKLVTYEYYMGDPEIRRRSWQMRRKNRTLMARPNAAHLAIADLERAGTPVRVITQNVDGLHQLAGVPERKVLELHGSARSVECTNCRARGPMADALARVEAGEEDPACLECGGVLKSATVMFGESLDPAVLGEALAIAKASQVFLAVGTSLQVQPAAGLAGVAADHGARLIMVNAEPTPYDHLAAEVVREPIGTALPKLLASFANPSA; this is encoded by the coding sequence ATGGCCACGGCAGCGGAGGGTGACGGGCGGCGTCCGCTGGTGGCGATCCTCAGCGGGGCCGGGATCTCCACCGATTCCGGGATCCCCGACTACCGCGGTCCGAACGGGCTGTGGAGGCGGGACCCCGACGCCGAGAAGCTCGTGACGTACGAGTACTACATGGGTGATCCGGAAATCCGGCGGCGCTCATGGCAGATGCGGCGTAAGAATCGCACGCTCATGGCCCGGCCGAACGCCGCGCACCTGGCCATCGCCGACCTGGAGCGCGCCGGCACCCCCGTGCGTGTCATCACGCAGAACGTGGACGGACTGCACCAGCTCGCCGGGGTGCCGGAGCGCAAAGTGCTGGAGCTGCACGGCTCCGCCCGCAGCGTCGAGTGCACGAACTGCCGTGCCCGCGGCCCCATGGCGGACGCCCTTGCCCGCGTCGAGGCCGGCGAGGAAGATCCGGCGTGCCTGGAGTGCGGCGGTGTCCTCAAGTCCGCCACCGTGATGTTCGGTGAGTCGCTCGACCCCGCGGTTCTCGGAGAGGCCCTCGCCATCGCCAAGGCATCGCAGGTGTTCCTCGCCGTCGGTACCAGTCTTCAGGTCCAGCCGGCCGCCGGCCTCGCGGGAGTCGCCGCCGACCACGGCGCTCGACTCATCATGGTCAACGCCGAGCCCACGCCGTACGACCACCTCGCGGCCGAGGTCGTACGTGAGCCTATCGGCACCGCGCTCCCCAAGCTGTTGGCCAGCTTCGCCAATCCAAGCGCATAA
- a CDS encoding inositol monophosphatase family protein, producing the protein MIDDFLASADALDRVEDAVRKAAAEEVMPRFRQLGADEIAQKDGPHDLVTVADRQAELHLERNLTALLPGSVLVGEEGAHADPGRLAALRGEAPVWIVDPVDGTRQFVYGEPGFCMLVALAHRGEVLASWTYLPAKDVMAVARRGSGARVVGGEELHTGVPDPGHELLVAVSHHDFTTDAEKRALARLDVPGVRARACGSAGHDYLSVARGEIDAVAFSWEKPWDHAAGLLLVAEAGGTSGTVAGEPFRVAGGNALPFTAARDAETARHILALLAGPGRGVPGAAP; encoded by the coding sequence ATGATCGACGATTTCCTGGCCTCCGCCGACGCCCTCGACCGGGTCGAGGACGCCGTGCGCAAGGCGGCGGCCGAGGAGGTCATGCCCCGGTTCCGGCAGCTCGGCGCGGACGAGATCGCGCAGAAGGACGGCCCGCACGACCTGGTCACCGTCGCCGACCGGCAGGCCGAGCTGCACCTGGAGCGCAACCTGACCGCGCTGCTGCCCGGCTCCGTGCTCGTCGGCGAGGAGGGCGCGCACGCCGACCCCGGCCGGCTCGCCGCCCTGCGCGGCGAGGCGCCCGTGTGGATCGTGGACCCCGTCGACGGCACCCGGCAGTTCGTCTACGGCGAGCCGGGTTTCTGCATGCTCGTCGCCCTCGCGCACCGCGGTGAGGTGCTGGCCTCCTGGACGTACCTGCCCGCCAAGGACGTCATGGCCGTCGCGCGCCGCGGATCCGGCGCGCGCGTCGTCGGCGGCGAGGAGCTGCACACCGGCGTGCCCGATCCCGGGCACGAGCTGCTGGTCGCCGTCTCCCACCACGACTTCACCACCGACGCCGAGAAGCGCGCCCTGGCCCGTCTCGACGTTCCCGGGGTACGGGCCAGGGCCTGCGGCTCCGCCGGCCACGACTACCTGTCGGTGGCCCGCGGGGAGATCGACGCAGTGGCGTTCTCCTGGGAGAAGCCCTGGGACCACGCCGCGGGCCTGCTGCTCGTCGCCGAGGCGGGCGGCACCAGCGGCACGGTCGCGGGAGAGCCGTTCCGCGTGGCCGGCGGCAACGCCCTTCCCTTCACCGCGGCGCGGGACGCGGAGACGGCGCGTCATATCCTTGCCCTGCTGGCCGGACCAGGCCGAGGCGTACCCGGGGCGGCCCCTTGA
- a CDS encoding TIGR03842 family LLM class F420-dependent oxidoreductase — MDFGLVLQTDPPASAVVGLMRRAERNGFRYGWTFDSTVLWQEPYVIYSRILEHTERLTVGPMVTNPGTRAWEVTASAFATLNEMYGNRTVCGIGRGDSAMRVAGRPPNTLARLGDAIRVIRDLAEGREAVVDRDSGTTLTLPWVENGRLPVWMAAYGPKALALAGQAADGFILQLSDVYLTEFMVKAVRTAAAQAGRDPDDLTICVAAPAYVTDGTPEALTHAREQCRWFGGMVGNHVADLVARYGEHSDVVPEALTAYVKQRQGYDYSHHGRAGNPSTDFVPDDIVDRFCILGPVEAHLEKLGRLRELGVHQFAIYAMHDAKESTIDAYGTHVIPALA; from the coding sequence GTGGATTTCGGACTCGTGCTGCAGACCGACCCGCCCGCATCCGCCGTCGTGGGCCTGATGCGCCGCGCCGAGCGCAACGGCTTCCGCTACGGCTGGACGTTCGACTCCACCGTTCTGTGGCAGGAGCCGTACGTCATCTACAGCCGCATCCTGGAGCACACCGAGCGGCTCACCGTCGGCCCCATGGTCACCAACCCCGGCACCCGCGCCTGGGAGGTCACCGCCTCCGCCTTCGCCACCCTCAACGAGATGTACGGCAACCGCACCGTCTGCGGCATCGGCCGCGGCGACTCCGCCATGCGCGTCGCGGGCCGCCCGCCGAACACCCTGGCCCGCCTCGGCGACGCCATCCGCGTCATCCGCGACCTCGCCGAGGGCCGCGAGGCCGTCGTCGACCGCGACTCCGGCACGACGCTGACGCTGCCGTGGGTCGAGAACGGCCGGCTGCCGGTGTGGATGGCCGCGTACGGGCCGAAGGCGCTGGCGCTCGCCGGGCAGGCCGCGGACGGCTTCATCCTGCAACTGTCCGACGTGTACCTCACGGAGTTCATGGTCAAGGCGGTACGCACCGCCGCCGCCCAGGCCGGCCGCGACCCGGACGACCTGACGATCTGCGTCGCCGCCCCCGCGTACGTCACGGACGGCACCCCCGAGGCGCTGACGCACGCGCGCGAGCAGTGCCGCTGGTTCGGCGGCATGGTCGGCAACCACGTCGCCGACCTCGTCGCCCGCTACGGCGAGCACTCCGACGTCGTCCCCGAGGCGCTGACCGCCTACGTCAAGCAGCGCCAGGGCTACGACTACTCCCACCACGGCCGCGCCGGGAACCCGTCCACGGACTTCGTACCGGACGACATCGTGGACCGCTTCTGCATCCTGGGCCCGGTCGAGGCGCACCTGGAGAAGCTCGGCCGGCTGCGGGAGCTGGGCGTGCACCAGTTCGCGATCTACGCGATGCACGACGCGAAGGAGTCCACCATCGACGCGTACGGCACGCACGTCATCCCGGCGCTGGCCTGA
- a CDS encoding methylated-DNA--[protein]-cysteine S-methyltransferase, whose product MRTHTTVDSPVGPLTLVAEDDDLAGLYMTDQRHRPAEETFGTPADPADAPFAAANVQLTAYFAGERTDFDLPLRLAGTPFQQRVWEQLRQIPYGQTISYGELAERVGNPAASRAVGMANGRNPVGIIVPCHRVVGADGSLTGYGGGIDRKKQLLALERREG is encoded by the coding sequence ATGCGAACCCACACCACCGTCGACAGCCCCGTAGGACCGCTCACCCTCGTCGCCGAGGACGACGACCTCGCCGGGCTCTACATGACAGACCAGCGCCACCGGCCCGCAGAAGAGACCTTCGGCACCCCCGCCGACCCCGCGGATGCGCCGTTCGCCGCGGCGAACGTGCAGCTCACGGCGTACTTCGCGGGCGAACGCACCGACTTCGACCTGCCGCTGCGGCTGGCCGGCACGCCGTTCCAGCAGCGGGTGTGGGAACAACTGCGGCAGATCCCGTACGGGCAGACGATCTCCTACGGCGAACTCGCCGAGCGCGTCGGCAACCCCGCCGCCTCCCGCGCGGTCGGCATGGCCAACGGGCGCAACCCGGTCGGGATCATCGTCCCCTGCCACCGCGTCGTCGGCGCCGACGGCAGCCTCACCGGGTACGGGGGCGGGATCGACCGCAAGAAGCAGTTGCTGGCGCTGGAGCGGCGGGAGGGCTGA